A section of the Acidobacteriota bacterium genome encodes:
- the mce gene encoding methylmalonyl-CoA epimerase, translated as MGGPFISHIGIAVADLDAAVSRWEKLLGCPPSLVTEVADQSVRVAMFAPPGARDGACRRIELIAATAPDSPVGRFVEKRGEGLHHLCLYVDDIESKLSELKAAGVPLIDETPRVGAEGRRVAFVHPRGTHGVLIEYEERPA; from the coding sequence GTGGGCGGCCCGTTCATCTCGCACATAGGGATAGCCGTGGCCGATCTGGACGCTGCCGTCAGCCGCTGGGAGAAGTTGCTTGGCTGCCCGCCGTCCCTGGTCACCGAGGTGGCTGACCAGAGCGTGAGGGTGGCGATGTTTGCGCCTCCCGGGGCACGCGACGGTGCCTGCCGCCGCATCGAACTGATCGCGGCCACGGCTCCGGACAGTCCGGTCGGCCGCTTCGTGGAGAAAAGGGGGGAGGGCCTTCACCACCTGTGCCTGTACGTCGACGACATCGAGTCGAAGCTGAGCGAACTGAAGGCGGCGGGTGTGCCGCTCATCGATGAAACGCCGCGTGTCGGCGCGGAAGGTCGCCGGGTGGCGTTTGTGCATCCCCGGGGAACTCACGGAGTTTTGATAGAGTATGAGGAACGGCCCGCCTGA
- a CDS encoding BlaI/MecI/CopY family transcriptional regulator gives MPGSGFYFDPSAAGSAVFLGPTEARLMELAWTHRRLTVKNALVHLGPDSRLAYTTVSTILNRLTDKGLLSRKRSGRTYEYGPTVDRRGFLRERIGMIQACLDRSFGSSSGD, from the coding sequence ATGCCGGGATCGGGATTCTACTTCGACCCGTCGGCTGCCGGTTCGGCCGTATTCCTCGGCCCGACCGAGGCCCGCCTGATGGAACTGGCCTGGACCCACCGGCGGCTGACAGTAAAGAACGCCCTCGTTCACCTCGGCCCGGACAGCAGACTTGCCTACACCACCGTATCGACCATTCTGAACCGCCTCACCGACAAGGGACTCCTTTCCAGGAAAAGATCGGGACGAACGTACGAGTATGGACCGACTGTCGACCGACGGGGATTCCTCAGGGAGCGCATAGGCATGATCCAGGCATGCCTGGACAGGAGCTTCGGCTCGTCGTCGGGCGACTGA
- a CDS encoding DUF5668 domain-containing protein: MFIGILLLILGVLLLLERMGIIYGDIWDYFLPVAMVALGVHLILQHRRKKM, translated from the coding sequence ATGTTTATCGGGATACTGCTGCTAATACTCGGCGTGCTCCTGCTCCTGGAGCGGATGGGGATCATCTACGGTGATATCTGGGATTACTTTCTTCCCGTAGCCATGGTCGCGCTCGGCGTCCACCTCATCCTGCAGCATCGCCGCAAGAAAATGTAG
- a CDS encoding GAF domain-containing protein: MMDNHRQQLVDNIRIGIARQNSEADVLQTAAELIDGFSENFNWTGFYIMRGGVLEVGPFVGPSTEHVRIELNQGICGAAASRKKTVIVDDVAADPRFLACSPTTRSEIVVPLLDGDTVLGEIDIDSDHPANFTTQDRQMLEAITAVLVKRLKEIR, encoded by the coding sequence ATGATGGACAACCACCGCCAACAATTGGTCGACAACATTCGAATCGGCATAGCCCGGCAAAACAGCGAGGCGGACGTTCTGCAAACCGCCGCCGAGTTGATTGACGGCTTCTCCGAGAACTTCAACTGGACCGGCTTCTACATCATGCGCGGCGGGGTTCTCGAGGTCGGCCCGTTCGTCGGCCCCTCGACCGAGCACGTTCGCATAGAGCTGAACCAGGGCATCTGCGGCGCCGCGGCCTCAAGAAAGAAAACCGTTATCGTCGACGACGTGGCCGCCGACCCGAGGTTTCTGGCCTGCTCGCCCACGACCCGATCTGAAATCGTCGTTCCCCTGCTGGATGGTGATACGGTGCTCGGTGAAATCGACATCGATTCGGACCATCCGGCGAATTTCACGACCCAGGACAGGCAGATGCTGGAAGCCATTACGGCGGTCCTTGTCAAGCGGCTCAAGGAGATTCGGTAA
- a CDS encoding uroporphyrinogen decarboxylase family protein, which translates to MPRYSHRERLQMIIAGERPDRYAASFWRHFYHLEHHAEGTVEAMLEFQKRFDWDFMKINPRADYHVEDWGLRQHWSHDEFRKHTKTDFPVRTPDDWLRIEPLAPTAPVLAEHLTVVSKIRRRSDRELPILMTVFTPLAVAGRLVEENGLLADHLRTAPEKVEVALRAITDTFVRYVSELRNAGADGLFYATTQWASRDLLTWQEYERFGVPYDLEVIRAAEADALNLLHVCSGSNYLKELSDLEYNASLYNWDASEPTNLPLDKAQLRRGAVVGGADQRGWLLQGTPDEVSRMIEKLKADNDPSRLIIGPGCSIPPETPMENLKAVKDTL; encoded by the coding sequence ATGCCCAGATACTCGCACCGGGAACGATTGCAGATGATTATAGCCGGCGAGCGCCCGGACCGGTACGCCGCGTCGTTCTGGCGACACTTCTACCATCTGGAGCACCACGCCGAGGGAACCGTCGAGGCCATGCTGGAATTTCAAAAGCGGTTCGACTGGGATTTCATGAAGATCAACCCCCGGGCTGACTACCACGTGGAAGACTGGGGGCTGAGACAGCATTGGTCCCACGACGAATTCAGAAAACACACCAAGACCGATTTCCCGGTCAGAACACCGGACGACTGGCTCAGGATAGAGCCGCTCGCTCCGACGGCTCCCGTGCTCGCCGAACACCTGACCGTGGTCTCGAAAATCCGCAGGCGCTCGGATCGAGAGCTTCCGATTCTCATGACGGTATTCACGCCCCTGGCCGTTGCCGGGCGGCTGGTCGAAGAAAACGGGCTGCTCGCGGATCATCTCAGGACCGCTCCGGAGAAGGTGGAGGTCGCCCTGAGGGCCATCACCGACACGTTTGTGCGATACGTGTCCGAACTGCGCAACGCCGGAGCCGACGGTCTTTTCTACGCTACCACCCAGTGGGCGTCGCGGGATCTGCTCACCTGGCAGGAATACGAGCGGTTTGGCGTTCCTTACGACCTCGAGGTTATCAGGGCCGCGGAGGCCGACGCGCTCAACCTGCTGCACGTCTGCTCCGGCAGCAACTATCTCAAGGAACTATCGGACTTGGAGTACAACGCGTCCCTGTACAACTGGGACGCCAGTGAACCCACCAACCTCCCCCTGGATAAGGCCCAACTCAGACGGGGCGCCGTCGTAGGCGGCGCGGATCAACGCGGCTGGCTGTTGCAGGGCACGCCCGACGAGGTGTCCCGTATGATTGAAAAACTCAAAGCTGACAACGACCCATCGCGGCTGATTATCGGCCCCGGCTGCTCGATACCGCCGGAAACACCGATGGAGAACCTGAAGGCAGTGAAAGATACACTATGA
- a CDS encoding sigma-54 dependent transcriptional regulator, translating to MAKILVIDDEDSMCSFMEIMLAKEGYEVDTTCSGRDGVDRLRERNYDLVIADLNMPEMTGLDILREVKSFKSEQEIIVMTAFASVDTAIEAMKRGAADYITKPFKVDEIKLAIDRSINRRRLILENSELKKQLQGDNSFDKFLGKSESVVRLKKLVRRIASSDSTVLIRGESGTGKDLIARALHHHSPRCGGPFVTINCAALPETLLESELFGHKKGAFTGAFRDKDGLFKVASSGTFFLDEVGNTTPAIQVKLLRVLEDKKITPLGGTKPMDVDVRLLAATNSDLEEDVRTGRFRADLFYRLNVIPIVIPPLRERKEDIALLADHFAARFSEKLNVPAKKLTPEAMQVLINYPWPGNVRELENTIERAVQLDRTGTLEPSDFPERLTKPKVVSVVSESDPVTPTLESIEKAYIQYVMTQTDGRKTEAAKLLGIDTSTLYRKLDRYRMNELTGEKPVRRGKKAAGK from the coding sequence GTGGCAAAGATCCTCGTCATCGACGACGAAGACTCAATGTGCAGTTTCATGGAGATAATGCTGGCCAAGGAGGGCTACGAGGTGGACACCACCTGTTCCGGTCGGGATGGAGTCGACCGTCTCCGCGAGCGGAATTACGATCTTGTCATTGCGGACCTCAACATGCCTGAGATGACCGGTCTTGACATTCTCAGGGAGGTCAAGTCGTTCAAGAGCGAGCAGGAGATCATCGTGATGACGGCCTTTGCCTCGGTCGACACGGCCATCGAGGCAATGAAGCGGGGCGCCGCGGACTATATCACGAAGCCGTTCAAGGTCGACGAGATCAAGCTGGCCATAGACAGGTCCATCAACCGCAGGAGACTCATCCTGGAGAACTCGGAACTGAAAAAGCAGCTCCAGGGGGACAATTCCTTCGACAAGTTCCTGGGCAAGTCGGAATCGGTGGTCAGGCTCAAAAAGCTCGTGCGGCGGATCGCCTCGTCGGACTCAACCGTGCTCATCCGGGGGGAGTCGGGAACGGGGAAGGACCTGATCGCGCGCGCCCTGCATCATCACTCGCCGCGCTGCGGAGGGCCTTTCGTAACCATCAACTGCGCCGCTCTGCCGGAGACGCTTCTGGAATCGGAACTGTTCGGTCACAAGAAGGGAGCCTTCACGGGCGCCTTCCGGGACAAGGATGGGCTCTTCAAAGTGGCCAGCAGCGGAACGTTCTTTCTCGACGAAGTCGGCAATACTACCCCGGCCATCCAGGTCAAGCTGCTGCGGGTCCTTGAGGACAAGAAGATCACCCCGCTGGGCGGCACCAAGCCGATGGACGTGGACGTGCGCCTGCTCGCAGCAACCAATTCGGACCTGGAGGAGGACGTTCGGACCGGTCGTTTCCGCGCCGATCTGTTCTATCGGCTCAACGTCATTCCCATAGTGATCCCTCCGTTGCGGGAACGGAAAGAGGATATTGCCCTTCTGGCCGATCATTTCGCCGCCAGGTTCTCCGAGAAGCTCAACGTTCCCGCAAAGAAGCTGACGCCCGAGGCCATGCAGGTGCTCATCAACTACCCGTGGCCGGGCAACGTTCGGGAACTCGAGAATACCATCGAGCGAGCCGTTCAGCTTGACCGTACAGGGACGCTGGAACCTTCCGACTTCCCGGAGAGGCTGACCAAACCGAAAGTGGTGTCAGTGGTTTCCGAGAGCGATCCCGTGACGCCGACGCTGGAGTCCATCGAAAAGGCGTACATCCAGTACGTCATGACCCAGACGGACGGCAGGAAAACGGAGGCAGCAAAGCTTCTTGGCATCGATACGTCAACCTTGTACCGAAAGCTTGATAGATACCGTATGAACGAGCTGACGGGGGAAAAGCCCGTTCGGCGAGGGAAGAAGGCTGCGGGGAAGTAA
- a CDS encoding prepilin-type N-terminal cleavage/methylation domain-containing protein, with protein MNRASQARRMRGFTLIEIMIVVVIIGILAAIAIPRFMRSTTKTKQSEAKLILKQIYTNERAYRQQSLSNSYYIPGAAADAANPHVLNDIWIDIMPKAKYSYLVTGGADVFTGTATANIDDDPAIDTWVIDQDGDLRNTVDDVLL; from the coding sequence ATGAACAGGGCCAGTCAAGCGCGACGGATGCGGGGGTTCACCCTTATCGAAATAATGATCGTGGTGGTCATCATAGGGATTCTCGCGGCCATCGCCATTCCGCGATTCATGCGTTCGACGACCAAGACAAAGCAGTCGGAGGCCAAGTTGATCCTCAAGCAGATATACACCAACGAGCGGGCCTACCGACAGCAGTCATTGTCGAACAGCTACTACATTCCAGGCGCGGCCGCGGACGCCGCGAACCCGCACGTGCTCAACGACATCTGGATCGACATCATGCCGAAGGCGAAGTACTCGTACCTGGTGACGGGGGGAGCCGATGTCTTCACCGGCACGGCGACGGCCAATATCGATGATGACCCGGCGATTGATACCTGGGTGATTGATCAGGACGGTGATTTACGAAATACGGTCGATGATGTCTTACTGTGA
- a CDS encoding prepilin-type N-terminal cleavage/methylation domain-containing protein, whose translation MFSKFHNRQRGFTLIELMIVVVIIGILAALAIPRFMQATTKSKQSEAKQILKQIYTMERTYRQANGTYGDNGAAAAANGGAIQTFPQLGVEIMEGNIYAYGIVAAQNTFTATATADLDDDPAIDTWSIDEDGNLQCVIDDATV comes from the coding sequence ATGTTTTCCAAGTTCCACAATCGCCAGAGGGGTTTCACCCTGATCGAGCTGATGATCGTGGTCGTCATCATCGGTATTCTTGCCGCGCTGGCCATTCCGCGGTTCATGCAGGCAACCACCAAGTCGAAGCAGTCCGAGGCCAAGCAGATCCTCAAGCAGATATACACCATGGAGCGCACGTACCGCCAGGCCAACGGCACGTACGGTGACAACGGCGCCGCCGCCGCGGCCAACGGTGGTGCTATCCAGACCTTCCCGCAACTTGGCGTGGAGATCATGGAAGGTAACATCTATGCTTATGGCATCGTGGCTGCGCAGAACACCTTCACCGCCACGGCGACCGCCGACCTCGACGACGACCCGGCCATCGACACCTGGTCGATCGATGAGGATGGCAACCTGCAGTGCGTAATTGACGACGCGACTGTGTAA
- a CDS encoding HEAT repeat domain-containing protein has protein sequence MQKVIWQRLLALILLTGLLCPEAPAAGELERRIDSLFIIASSGEVRFRDQNEPAMDSVAALGAAAVPHLIEKFTTKSARERWTVIWILQRIGSAAVPDLVRALDREDGLVVQRICWALGDIKDTAAVRPIMRVCTHERWQVRDQAVGALGKIGDAEGGPAVLQALADSIGQVRKSAAVACGQLGLGASVMQLAHVLGDDFYGARMSAAHSLLTMDTAVTVRALSDSMSSENHLLGNLACRVLGQLGTDEALEILLEQAVSGDSERRAHAATALIAADPLDNCGFRRYLLENETDRLVVLKIQSAIQAVGDGQ, from the coding sequence ATGCAGAAAGTGATTTGGCAACGGCTGCTTGCCCTTATACTGCTTACGGGTCTTTTATGCCCTGAGGCCCCGGCTGCCGGTGAGCTGGAGCGCAGGATTGACTCACTGTTCATCATAGCGTCCTCCGGCGAGGTACGCTTCCGTGACCAGAACGAACCGGCGATGGACTCCGTTGCCGCTCTGGGCGCAGCCGCGGTGCCTCACCTGATTGAAAAGTTCACGACCAAGTCAGCGCGCGAGCGCTGGACGGTCATCTGGATACTTCAGCGGATAGGCTCGGCGGCCGTCCCGGACCTCGTGCGAGCCCTGGACCGCGAGGACGGCCTGGTCGTCCAGCGGATCTGCTGGGCGCTGGGGGATATCAAGGATACGGCCGCGGTACGACCGATTATGAGAGTATGTACGCATGAGCGCTGGCAGGTGCGCGACCAGGCGGTGGGTGCGCTCGGGAAAATCGGTGATGCCGAAGGCGGGCCGGCGGTGCTTCAGGCCCTGGCCGACTCCATCGGGCAGGTGCGCAAATCGGCGGCCGTGGCGTGCGGGCAGCTTGGCCTGGGCGCGTCGGTCATGCAACTGGCTCACGTTCTGGGAGACGATTTCTATGGAGCGCGGATGTCGGCGGCGCATTCCCTGCTCACCATGGATACCGCCGTCACGGTGCGAGCACTGAGTGATTCGATGAGTTCGGAAAATCATCTCCTTGGAAACCTTGCCTGCCGTGTGCTGGGGCAGTTGGGGACGGATGAAGCGCTGGAGATTCTGCTGGAGCAGGCGGTATCCGGTGACTCCGAAAGGCGAGCTCATGCCGCCACGGCGCTCATCGCTGCCGACCCGTTGGACAATTGCGGGTTCCGCCGGTACCTGCTCGAGAACGAAACCGATCGGCTGGTCGTGCTGAAGATTCAGTCCGCCATTCAGGCTGTCGGCGATGGCCAGTGA
- a CDS encoding ribonuclease H-like domain-containing protein, with translation MASDNLSERLNRINGHIADGYRPVPASSLPSRYGKLAGAVGGELLAGEAGAFCLVRTAYEDGSRFGSCTLEPRSYDAHVPYACFTAGLSDGVACLSDLLFFDIETTGLGGAGTVPFLVGFGSLSPGGFELRQYLLPDYSDERGMLEHLAGELTPDKTLVTYNGAAFDLNLLQDRLIINRVSREIEVQGHIDLLHATRRLFRRRLGDCTLANVERELFGFFRQGDIPGYLIPSVYFSWLSEERADDILNVLEHNRLDIFSLYFLLRHIVSVFASEGRELYDVDDVYSLSRVYGRRRQNDRVVNLLDGIQGTGGGAIEADILLYQAQALKRAGKPEAAARLWEQLCGEKSREGYRACIELAKYFEHQVRDVSRAYRHAQRAVQVCPYGETHKKDLRRRLKRLDSKLSRR, from the coding sequence ATGGCCAGTGACAATCTCTCGGAGCGGCTTAACCGAATCAATGGCCATATTGCCGACGGATACAGGCCCGTACCGGCATCGAGCCTGCCGTCGCGATACGGGAAGCTCGCCGGCGCAGTCGGCGGAGAACTGCTCGCAGGTGAGGCCGGAGCGTTCTGCCTGGTGAGGACCGCGTATGAGGACGGTTCACGCTTCGGCAGTTGCACTCTTGAACCCCGGTCATACGACGCTCACGTTCCATATGCCTGTTTCACGGCCGGTTTGTCCGACGGCGTCGCGTGCCTGTCGGACCTCCTCTTTTTCGATATCGAAACCACCGGTCTGGGCGGAGCCGGAACAGTGCCCTTCCTGGTCGGGTTCGGCTCCCTGTCGCCCGGCGGTTTCGAACTCCGGCAATATCTGCTTCCGGATTATTCCGACGAGCGAGGCATGCTTGAGCACCTGGCAGGGGAACTGACACCGGACAAGACGCTTGTCACGTACAACGGAGCCGCCTTCGATCTGAACCTGCTCCAGGATCGGCTCATCATCAACCGGGTAAGTCGCGAAATCGAAGTACAGGGGCACATAGATCTCCTGCACGCGACCAGGCGACTGTTCAGGCGGCGGCTCGGCGACTGCACCCTGGCCAATGTCGAGCGCGAACTGTTCGGTTTCTTCCGGCAGGGCGATATCCCCGGCTACCTGATTCCGTCCGTCTATTTCTCGTGGCTCTCCGAGGAGCGGGCGGATGACATACTGAACGTTCTCGAGCACAATCGCCTGGACATATTCTCACTGTACTTCCTGTTGAGGCACATCGTTTCCGTGTTCGCGTCTGAAGGTCGTGAGCTTTATGACGTGGACGACGTCTATTCGCTTTCTCGGGTGTACGGTCGACGCAGGCAAAACGACCGGGTGGTCAATCTGCTCGACGGCATACAGGGGACGGGGGGAGGGGCAATCGAGGCGGACATCCTTCTGTACCAGGCGCAGGCCCTCAAGCGGGCGGGCAAGCCGGAGGCTGCCGCCCGGCTGTGGGAGCAGCTCTGCGGGGAGAAATCCAGGGAAGGTTACCGGGCGTGTATAGAGCTGGCCAAGTACTTCGAACACCAGGTGCGGGACGTATCGCGGGCGTACCGGCACGCCCAGCGGGCGGTGCAGGTTTGCCCGTACGGTGAGACGCACAAGAAAGACCTGAGACGGCGCCTGAAGCGTCTCGATTCGAAGCTGTCCCGTCGGTAG